A window of the Cuculus canorus isolate bCucCan1 chromosome 3, bCucCan1.pri, whole genome shotgun sequence genome harbors these coding sequences:
- the LOC128851646 gene encoding translation initiation factor IF-2-like, translating into MVPFPQALFLLMLQERSCRSVVGARDKQEKQVVRQDEICAVETSGMQWKQGGMRLRATRSMEVSRPVNEGDALRQRPPRGVTGNGVAPAYAYVRAPKAQKHSSRRSPRRPRPLSQPPPSRESPWELQSEPRGAACWPCAPRSGPAARLPPREAAPALFANAASPARRGTRRARAVPLPGSGAGGPARGPEQGATPPPARPGRSAAARTGHGGHGAGNVPGSRPSAPVMPRGGAHSSPAARRAGVDGGSASRSRRLHLGPGWPRRGQAPAERTGDGVSFGAGVIPGRAAAASPATSSSTSCTSGSSSRCPTSGSAASAAGMKMRVRSHPP; encoded by the exons ATGGTCCCATTTCCACAGGCGCTTTTTCTGTTGATGCTACAGGAGCGATCCTGCAGGTCAGTGGTGGGAGCGAGAGATAAACAGGAGAAGCAAGTTGTCCGTCAAGATGAGATTTGTGCAGTGGAAACAAGCGGGATGCAGTGGAAACAAGGCGGGATGCGGCTTCGCGCAACGCGATCCATGGAGGTTTCCCGCCCAGTGAATGAGGGAGATGCTCTGAGGCAGCGGCCGCCGCGCGGGGTCACGGGAAATGGAGTCGCCCCCGCCTACGCCTACGTGCGCGCCCCGAAGGCGCAGAAACACAGTTCCCGGCGTTCCCCGCGGCGCCCCCGCCCGCTCTCTCAACCCCCGCCCTCCCGCGAAAGCCCATGGGAGCTGCAGTCCGAGCCCAGGGGCGCCGCCTGCTGGCCGTGTGCACCGCGCTCCGGCCCCGCTGCCCGGCTCCCTCCGCGGGAGGCGGCGCCCGCGCTGTTTGCGAACGCGGCGAGTCCCGCTCGGCGCGGGACGAGGAGAGCGCGGGCGGTGCCTCTGCCGGGGAGCGGAGCCGGCGGCCCGGCCCGGGGGCCGGAGCAGGGGGCGACCCCTCCTCCTGCAAGGCCGGGCAGAAGCGCCGCTGCCCGCACCGGGCATGGCGGCCACGGCGCCGGAAATGTCCCCGGAAGCCGTCCCTCCGCTCCCGTGATGCCCCGCGGTGGCGCCCATTCGAGTCCCGCCGCCCGCCGAGCAGGAGTAGACGGCGGCTCCGCGTCCCGGTCTCGGCGGCTTCACCTCGGCCCTGGATGGCCGCGGCGGGGCCAAGCGCCGGCGGAGCGAACCGGGGATGGCGTGTCCTTCGGTGCGGGTGTCATCCCCGGGAGAGCGGCTGCCGCTTCGCCCGCCACCTCCTCAAGCACGTCCTGTACCAGCGGCAGCAGCTCCCGCTGCCCTACGAGCGGCTCGGCTGCTTCTGCCGCCGG gaTGAAGATGCGAGTAAGAAGCCACCCTCCCTAG